The genome window TCATTTTTATTGTCTGCACATTAAACATGCACATATTTATGATTgattaaaaacttaataaaaataatgtaagtaataAAGTTGTTCTTTTTTACCTTTATCACATCCTTCAGAGCTTTCACTAGGGCATCGCACACCTCTGGGACTATTTTTGAGATTGTTTGCTTTGACACGTGAAATATATATTGTAGACTAGTATATGAGTCTCCTGTGGCCAAATATCGCAAAGTTATTGCGAGTCTCTCTTTCGTCGTTATTGCTACACGCCAGTGTgtatcagtttttttaataaatggttCCACCAGTGTATGTATATGTTCAAATTCTTCCAAGGTCAATCTTAAAAACTGTGTTGTTCGATAGTGGATTTCATAATTAATCACTTTCAAATTCTTTACCCTCTGTTGGAAAAGTGGTCGTATCCAGCATTGCCTTGTTTTTTTCAGTCTCTTCCTTCTGCGTAATTTTCGAATAATAAGTAGAGCTACAACACACGCGGCCGCTTTCATTTTGGATCGAATGCAAACTGAGAGCACAGCGTGTCTAGGACATGCCGCGCAGTATTGCCGCGCACACATTTCTGGGATGTCTACACTAGTCGCGCATCAGAGCTGTGTCTCGCGATTGCCGCGTGTTGCTGCCGCGCACTCGCAGCGCTATGTTTGGACACGCCTTTAACATGTTGAACTGGCAGTAACGACAGGCCGACACAGGCCTTGGGAACGGCACTGCGCGAGACGCAATCAGACGCACAGGCGTGGCACGATCCGGCCTGGCCTGTGATAACACGGGCCGTGGGACCCCAGCTTAACTGTGAAGAAGACAGGCCAATGAAGAAACGAAGTCTCTTTCGCTGTCAGATTTGACCTCGGATACTATAATACAGCGTACTTACAGCAGAAAAAGCCAGTCAGTTCCTGCACTAACGAGCGATTCAACTCCGATTAGTCCTTCATTTCTAGCATTTTATGCAGATGAAAACGAATTTCGCCCACCGAGTTCGAATGAGAGTTCAACTGACCATAGTCAGTTGAACTCTCAGAAACCGGTCACATCTCCAACGGAATATGGACATATAAATGAAGGAAGAAAGCGCTGACTCAAAGCCGATCCCAGCagttggaaaaaaaattaagtccTCTTGCAACAAAATAATCTGATGCTTGTACACACTAAAAGATGGACTATGAAGAACACccatttctttgtttttttgatCAAGGTGACAAGTTCATTTTGGATAAGGGGTTTTTTATTCAAGTGACAGGTCCTCATGCAACAAAACAATCTGATGCTTCTATACTCCAATAGATGGACGATGTAGAACTCCCATTTCTTTTGTTTAAGTGACAGGTCCCCATGCAACAAAATAATCTGATGCTTCTATACTCCAATAGATGGACGATGTAGAACTCccatttcttttgttttttgatcAAGGAGACAAGTTTATTTTGGATAAGGGGTTTTTGTTCAAGTGACAGGTCCCCATGCAACAAAATAATCTGATGCTTCTATAATCCAAAAGAGGAATGATGAAGAGCACCCGATTCTTTGTTTTTTAGATCAAGGCGACAAGATTATTTTGGATAAGGGTTTTTTAATCAAGTGACAGTTCCTTATACATCAAAACAATGTGATGCTTCTACACTCCAAAAGGATTATTAAGAACAcccatttgttttttttatcaagGAGACAAGTTTATTTTGGATAAGaggttttttattcaagtgACAGGTTCTTATGCAACAAAACAAACTGATACTTGTTCCTGTATTCCAAAAGATGGACTACATCGCGCCACGCATCGCTCCCGACTAGACGCCATCACGCGTCCCGCTTGCGCCAATGCGAAGATCGACGCCATGAGTGAATCAAAAAAAGATACGTTAAAATAGGGAAATTTCGACATAATTCGTTTCTTAGGTGTATACAGAAAGAACGAAGAATTGTGAGATACCAATACAATGTGGGAGGTCCAAATGACGACATCTTCTAAACAACCAACGCGCCGAACATGTAACGATCAACTACCGGATTTCGCGTGTAACGCACGACACGCACTTCGCTACATGTGACAAACAGGCAGCGAGTGGCTCGCTGCGACCTATTCGCAACGAATAGATCGCAGCGAGCAAACTCGCTACGTGCGACTTAACCTTTACATGGGCCTTTCTCTACTAACAGGAAAATCATTGTCCtagcattttttttactttggctATATTAAtgcatagttttatttattaaaacacacAATATATAACCTGTTATTTAAGGAGCCAAGCTTAATCAATATTTAGAATCATTATCATTTAATAAATTCGGTCTAAAAGCCATTAAAAACAGTCCTCTGTTATGTCCTAATTCCAGATCGAGTATGATTCGGTTCGGTTTTTATTAgttgtatttaaaaatgtaaaatcttataactCTATAAACATAAAGAATATTGAATGCATgtgaacaaaaaacaattataattttaGATAATTTTTTAGTACTAAAAACTAGTGTTCGAATTTTGTCCATACATTTTTGAACAGTCCTCTGAACAATTTGAATATATCGCGccacaaaaatattaaacactatTGTGGTTACATTTCCCTTGAAACCGAACGTTAACAGTGTGAAGTTTGCTCGGTCGCCATGCTAAACAAGTCGCCGCCATTTTGCGCAGTGACAACTCCGCGTCTGTGTGGGGGCCACGTTTCTGTAGTGTCGAGTGAACATTCCTCTGGTAAGTCTATTTTACGGTGTTTTATGTGttgtaattatatttatttaacaaaataattgcTCAGTGTGATAATTTATAGCTGTTTCTGTGTTATGAAGTAATATTTAAACTGATACGTGGTATGACATTTTTTACGTAAAAataacagtcctctgtgcaACAGTCTTCTGGAAATTTATAACACAGAGGACTGTTCAATGTGACAGAGGACTGTTTTATTTGACGTCCgtgtttattattaatattctttatagtCTGCGCTAACCTACTGCTTGTCGATAGCCTCTTTCTTTCTTACCAATATTGTCACGCTAATTCAGGTCTTTTGTTTTCTATTATTATGGATTTTggaatataaaataatagtaattagTAACGTAAAGTTAACGTAACATACGTGTTTTTAAAcctgtacgtttttttttaaatattgaaagtatgttttattgttttagtaTTGCCGCAATGCCACCAAAGAAGAAACCTAAAaccaaagaagaaataaaagagCAGAAACGAATTGCAGAAAGATTAAGATATCAACGGCTAAAAAATGACCCTGTAAAAAGAGAGCAATTGAAGGAAAAAGAACGACGAAACTACCAGAGAAAGAAGGACAAAGGTACAAGAAAGCCAGTTAAAGATATGAGTCGACGTGAACACAAAGCTGTGACTAAAGAATGGAGAAAGCACTGTGCTACCTATCGcgcaaaaaaaaaagctttgaaAGAATTACAAAcaattttgtacgacaaaataCCCCCGAATCCGAGGGTTCACCTCCTCAAAGTTCTGTCTCTCCATCAATACTAACTATGACCATTCCACGAAGTGATGCAAGTAATGCGAGAAAGCGTAATGCTAGAAAGAAACGTGACAAAATTATAAAGGATAAAGACAAAAAGATCgagtattacaaaaaaaaatcagagaAGTATAGGAAGAGATTAGAACGTTTGTAAAAAGCTAAGACAAAGGAAAATGTAGACACACCTAACACTAAACTTACCAAAATGTGTGATTCGCCAGAAACTCGCAGAGAACTAGTCAAAAAGGCGCTATTCGGTGAAGTGTTGAATGCACAGCTGAAAGAAAACTACGCTAATTTAAAAACCTGCAAAGAAAAACAAATATTCGGAAAAGTCGTGTCCGGTCAACTAATACACAAGTACAAGTTATGGCGAAGCAAAGATAGTGCTATATCTTATAAAACAATTCAGAAGTCAGCGCGTCAATCAGTTTCAGTACCCAAGCTTCGGACTCGTAAAGACAAAATTTCATCTGATTGCATAAATACTGTACAAACCTTCTATGAAAATGATGACAACAGCAGACTTGGCGCAGGAAAACGAGAATGCCTGACCAGAAAAGGGGTTAAAAAACAGAAAAGATATCTATCGGATAGCATCGCAAATTTATACAAGTTTCAAGctgaacattttaaaataagctaCACAACGTTTTGTCGTCTACGTCCTTTCTGGGTCATAACACCAAATGTAAACGAACGTGACACGTGCCTCTGCATAAAGCACGCGAACATCGATCTGAAACTGACAGCATTGCACAGGCGAAGAATTTTGACTTACAATAGTCACACTGCACTGCTTGAAAAAACATGTTGTAATCGCTATGACGAGCTATGTTTGTCACGAACCTGCCAACGCTGTATCGACAAGAATCCTGACTACAGGGAGTTTGATGACAGCAAGcctattgaatttaaaaaatggatATCCGAGAAACAAACTTACAACGACCCCAAGACCAAGAATGCTCGAACAGTTACCAAATACCTAAAGAAAACGTTCACGGTTCGCCCTCGAGAACTAATAGAAGAGCTGCACGAGGATTTGCAAGCCTATTATCAACACGAGAGAAACATTACCCATCAATACAATGCTATCAAGAAATACAAACAAAACCTTACTGGCGAAGACGCTATCATACATATGGATTTTTCAGAAAATTATTGTTCCAAATACGGTCAAGAAATACAAGCATTTCATTTTGGAGGGTCGAGACTTCAGCTAAGTCTTCATACTGTGGTGGTGTATACCAAAAACTCTATCAAGTCTTATTGTACCGTTTCCAAAAATCTCACACATTCACCAGCTGCTATATGGGCACATTTGCGGCCAATCTTTAAAACTCTCACACCTAACATAAAGAGCATCCACTTCGTCAGCGATGGACCCGTAACTCAATACAGAAACAAAACGATGTTTTACATCCTGGCATCAAGGCTTCAACAAGAGGTTTTTAATGTGAAGAAGTTTACGTGGAACTATTCTGAGAGTGGCCATGGCAAAGGGGCCCCTGATGGCATTGGAGCAACCTGCAAGAGGACCGCTGATGCCGTCGTCGCTACAGGAGGTGATATTGATAGCTTGGAATCATTTGTAGAGGCTATTCAACGAAGATGTTCCGCAATTACCTTGTTCACAATCAACGATAAAGCCATCCAAGAATTGACAGACGACCTTCAAAATGAAACAGTTAATTTAAAAAGCTTTAGTGGCACTCTAAAAATACATCAAGTAAAGGCTGAAATATTAAGAAGTCCTCTGGAATCAGCTCCAATTGCCGCTAAACTCATAATGAAAAGTTTAAGTTGCCCTTGTGAAGACGAGTGCCAGCATTTCAATTTAGGAGTGTTACAGTACAAAAACAAGACAAAACTTAACGTAGATGATATTTACACAGACTCTGCAAGTGAAAACATGGACTACTCACAGGATTCCACAATGGAGACCGACGACGACGCTGCACTGGCTGGACCTAGTTCAATCAACCAACAGAATTACACCATCGGTGATTACGTCTTGGTTAAATTTCTAGTAAGAAACACTGAATATTGTTATGCTGCAGTAATCAATAAGATAGACATGGAAGAAGGCGAACTAACAGTAACCTTCTTAAAAATTTGTGATGACAAAGGACACACATTCAGAGTCGATGAAAATGATGTTTCTGATGTGTCCTTTGACCAAGTATTAAAGAAGTTGCCAAACCCAGACATTGCCCTAAAAGGGAAacgaatattttattattttaatatacctgTACCTGTTTTTGAGAAATAAGTCTGCATTGATAAGTAAACAAGGCTGATTCTTAGTACCTAAGCTTAattttgattataattattttaattcgtTACTTAGAGAGCTAAACTCGGAATTTGTTCCTGATAATTAGAAGTATTTAATTTCTGTATGTGATAcagtggccccgattctctagtctctttctaaactaaatttagagtatctgcatccttttctttttactaatgctaaaaaaggaacggaacatgactttcacatttaaagactctaaattttagtgcacaatacaaatttaaacagtaggttcgcgagtgcgtgctaaaagcacgggttttaccatctaaaaattaaatttagaaatgtcaaactgcttctgtccttttcatattacaatagtaagaagagggtgcgattactctaaaattaggttgtgcttagaatcggtgccattattcAATAAAGAAGAGAATTTATTTGATtacatttaataattaatattgtgttTTTCTTCATATTAACATTGACATAAACTGTTCTCTGGGGTGGAAAAAACAGTCCTCTGGGTGGCGAAACAGTCCTCTGCcgcattttttacaaaattgccTATAATTCGAAAAATAAGGAAAAATTACAATGGTTTCttgtttatatgtatttatattataactatctatcgacttaacatattatttttttaattttctagaaAAATAGGGTTGGGACAACTGTCAATAGACAAGTTTCCAGTTAGTAGAGAAAGGCCCACATTCTTTTCCAATGTTGACGGAGGAGCAACTGACAACTTTTGGTCTTGAAACTTATCAACTCAAACTGACTAAAAGCTATTAAAGTAAGCAAATCAGAAACGGAGTGTATACAAGTATTTGAAGACAATACACAACTCATAAAAGATTTGAATGCTGTTGCTACAGGGATTCAGGGACACGATTTATTGCTTTTAAGagggaaaatattttaaaaaagttgtctttctctaaactaaatttagagtatctgcatccttttctttttaacaatcctaaaaagggacagaacatgaactttacatttaaagactctaaattttagtgcacgctacaaacagtaggctcgtgactgtgcgctaaaatcacgggttttaccatctaaaaattaaatttaaaactgtcaaactgcgtctgtcattttcatattacattagtaagaagaggatgcgaatactataaaattaggttgtgctcagaatcagtaccaatgtatacttatatttataaatttaatagtagttatttaatactaaaatcaCAATGAAAAATTCTTTGGGTTTTATGTCGCTTATAGACTAGGTCTTCATCATCGGTTTACGGATGCCGAAAGCTTGTGTCAGGTCCTGGAACAAAACAAAGTAACATTTTTATTAACTGTACACACCGTTCACTATtgacgtcatgttggcaccattgaaaatcacacaataatacagtgcgacaaggctatcttggcgcgtggcgaaaatgcTTGACGGCAACGAGCTAACgtttgccgtcaagtgtcccctttgttcgtgtttttttttatatgatatagcgagcaaacgagcaggcgggtcacccgatGTTAAGTgcttaccgccgcccatgaacatttgcagcaccagaggagccgccgatgcgttgccggcctatttttttttgaatattctaagcctttgttttccaacagcgcccccctgtcaatgtcattcaagtgccaagagagccttgtcgcactgtaaatcctaagtttaaagaaataaagcaatggtgccaacatgacggcacaGGACAATTTATAGTCTGTACTTTAAATTACCGTCAAATTTGTGCATTGTATAGGATTGACctaataagaaagctcagagtcactcagcgggcgatggagagagctatgtgcggagtttctctacatatcatatcagaaatgaggagatccgtaggagaaccagagtgaccgacatagctcaacgggttgcaaagctgaagtggcaatggacagggcacagaGTTCGAAGAACAGagagacgttggggttccaaggtgctagaatggcgacctcacacctgAAAGCGGAGGGTTGGGAaatacagacacacacacacacacacacacacacacacacacacacacacacacacacacacacacacacacacacacacacaacacaacacaactcACCCTCCATCTCTGCATGTCCATTGAGACCACGAATTGGTTTTCCTCGTTGTCCTCGGCGCGACGCTTCTTCTCCCCTCCCATTCTCGTTACGAAAGGCAGCCCGGCCTTTtcatctacaaaatatacagaatcagtacccttattataaatgcgaaagtgtgtttgtttgatggtttgtccttcaatcacgtagtaacggtgcaacggattaacgtgattttttgcatgggtatagataaagacctggagagagggataggttaatttttatcccggaaaatcaaagagttgccgcgggatttttaaaaacctcattccacgcggacgaagtcgcgggcatcagattttgaaaatatattattgtatgtcCATAAAACATAAGTAGATTTAAAAAGGCAAGTCAGAGGCGGTGAgtttttgtgggctcttctcagaccagggcgcttttggaaccctcgtagctttagttttaagttaacgtaACTAAAGCAGCCGCAGTGTGGGTGGGGTGTCttcccgcctcatacaccgattgccatctcaacctgtcgcggactatagttggAAGTACaccaatggcaccgattccgtcgtctttctctaaactaaatttagagtatctgcagcCTGTTCTTTTTAagaatgctaaaaagggacagaacatgaactttacacttaaagactcaaaattttagtgcacgctacaaattcaaacagcaggctcgcgactgtgcgctaaaatcacgggttttaccatctaaaaattaaatttaaaactgtgtctgtccttttcatattacattagtaagaagagtatgcgaatactctaaaattaggttgtgctcagaatcagtaccaatactCACCCAAATTGACAGCAACCAAGCCGTCTCTGGCCAGGAACGACATATCGTATATGTTCTCGATGGTGCGCGTGAAGCAGTTGGGGTCCAGCACCAGGTGGAAGTAGCTGATCGGTCCACTCTTGCACACCTTGGTCACGAAGCGCAGGACCTGCTGGACCCTCTCCGTACCCTCATCTGGTTTTTTGGACACCCTGGGCAAGAAATGTAacccataaatgcgaaagtgtgtttgtttctccttcaatcacgtccaaCGGAGCTAagaatcgatgtgatttttgcgtGAGTACAGTAAGGATCTAGaaagtgacaggctacttttttagTACAATATCTTACAGGTCCAGCTTCTGAGGGGTCTTCATATCACCGGGGCGCTGTCTCTCGACCCTTCTGCGAGGGACCCGGGGCCTAAGTACCAAACAGGTACAACAACGCGTATAGGGGGAAATAACAAATAGTGCAATATCTTACAGGTCCAGCTTCTGAGGGGCCTTCACATCGCCAGGGCGCTGTCTCTCGACCCTCTTGCGAGGGACCCGGGGCCTCTCTTCGAGGGGCGTGGGGGCGAACGTGCCAAATAAGTACGACACCGCCGGCACTTCGTATGGGAACGTAAAATCCCAAAAGTCAGGGTTTTCCGCCTGAAAAAAGGTTGATgatctgcacttggctagcgtggtgggtTGTAgcctaaaccattctcattttgagaggaaacccgtgacCAGTAGTGGGCAGGCGATGATGGGGTGAAATGATGTAtgatcttataagtgggaggttccgtgttcgattcctggcataGGCAATTAagggatttatattttcataataattgtctctggtctggtctagagctatgttgggtatcactctcagggataaaatccggaacgaggaaattcgcagaagaacaaaagcgaccgacatagctcaaaggattagcgggctgaagtggcaatgggcaggccatgtctgtcgcagaaccgatggccgatggggcagacgtgttctggagtggagaccacgtaccggtaagcgccgtgtaggacgaccccccgcccgctggaccgatgacctgaagaaggtggtggggagcggttggatgaggaaggcggaggaccgtgtttggtggcgcgctcttggaaaggcctatgtccagcagtggacgcaaacaggctgatggatggatggatggatggatggatggatggtcTAGTGAAacgtacgatgccgtgtagaaaccgatattagtatgaagaacaagaaagagggtagttcgctattgcCCTTGACGGCtggaacttcatctctcgcagcaccgcagtcccgtcgtgaaattgggttgaaatatcaacaaataaaaacgccaaattaatcaaggtatgtacccgttatatacattaaaatagaaATGGTGTGCACTTACAATACTCTGCGCAAGCGCAAACTTGTCATAGTTATTGACTTCGCCAGTGACTTGCTCGGTGCAGCGCTTGGTCAGCTCGCTGGTGTCCTTCAACACCCTCGAGTGTAGGTAATAATCGCCTgagacaacaacaacaacagtcATAAttgaaagatttttgaaaaaactgctctttgaaaatctttttcagcccgcacataAAAGCCCAAGAAACCGCCATTTTTTAATGctatgataacaccaaaaaaaaaacgcgaacaCATCTAAAAATCCTCTATTtagtaaaagttcacgatgcaaataaaacatctgactgacgcgaGAGGTCAAAGAgcgccattcggagtcaatgccacgtcgcaggcggggcattgacctgagttttgcacgctatacgttGCGGgcttgaaaaatattaaatcactaaaactacaaaatgaggcaaatggttattggtattggattgtgtttaggtagtataacaataacgataagtttttgctagc of Maniola hyperantus chromosome 26, iAphHyp1.2, whole genome shotgun sequence contains these proteins:
- the Nse4 gene encoding EP300-interacting inhibitor of differentiation 3 — encoded protein: MSGSSFNASQQSRSSFTNHERRFFFGEITQEVQNISEEDNINHEERIRKLGEIIDKVESEAPSVNNNSLYTGDYYLHSRVLKDTSELTKRCTEQVTGEVNNYDKFALAQSIAENPDFWDFTFPYEVPAVSYLFGTFAPTPLEERPRVPRKRVERQRPGDVKAPQKLDLVSKKPDEGTERVQQVLRFVTKVCKSGPISYFHLVLDPNCFTRTIENIYDMSFLARDGLVAVNLDEKAGLPFVTRMGGEKKRRAEDNEENQFVVSMDMQRWRDLTQAFGIRKPMMKT